The genomic region CGAAAGCCGTCTTGCGGCACCGACACCGATGATTGCGCCGGTGATCGTATGCGTGGTCGAGACGGGAATACCGAGCCATGTGGCGCCGAAAAGCGTCAGCGCGCCGCCCGTTTCGGCGCAAAATCCCTGCATCGGGTTGAGGCGAGTAATCTTGGAGCCCATCGTATGGACGATGCGCCAGCCGCCGAAAAGCGTTCCGAGCGCCATTGCCGCCTGGCAGGAGAGCACCACCCAAAACGGCACATGAAAACTTTGGCCGAGATAACCCTGCGAATAAAGCAGGACTGCAATGATGCCCATCGTCTTTTGCGCATCATTGCCTCCGTGGCCAAGCGAGTAGAGCGAGGCCGAGACAAATTGCATGACGCGAAACGTACGATCGACGGCAAAGGGCGTCTGACGTACAAAAATCCACGAGACGACGAGCACCAGAACAAGCGCGAGGAAAAAGCCAATCATAGGCGACATGACGATGGCGCCCGCCGTCTTGAGCAGACCGCTCCAGACAATCGAGCTTAAGCCTGTCTTGGCAAGTCCCGCGCCAACCAGCCCGCCGACCAGGGCGTGAGAGGAGCTTGAGGGAATGCCGAACATCCACGTGACAATGTTCCAGATGATCGCGCCCATCAGCGCCGCAAATATCACCTGCGGCGTGACAATACTCGGATTGATGATGCCGGTTCCAAGGGTCTCTGCGACATGCAGCCCGAAGAACAGGAATGCTATGAAATTGAAGAAAGCTGCCCAAAAGACAGCATAGTGCGGTCGCAGCACGCGGGTCGAAACGATGGTTGCGATCGAGTTGGCGGCGTCGTGCAGGCCGTTCAGAAAATCAAAGAACAGGGCAATCCCGATGAGGCCCACAAGCAGGGGGAAGGCAAGTGTAACCTCCATCAGACGTTCTCGATCACGATACCGCTGATCTCGTTGGCGACGTCCTCGAAGCGATCGACGACCCTCTCCAGCTCACCATAAATCTCGCTGCCGATAATATAGGCCATTGGATCCGAGGTGCCGTAGCGGCTGAAGAGATCCTTGAGGCCCCGGTCATGCAGATCGTCCGAACGACCTTCGACCCGAGTGACCTCTTCGGCGATGGCTGTAAGCCGAGGCGCATTGGATCCTATCCGGTCGAGTAGCGGAATAGCTTCCGCTATCAGATGTGCCGCCTGGACGATGGTCGCACCCATCTCCTGCATGCCCGGATCGAACGAAGTCTGCTGAAACAGACGGATGGTCTTGACCGTCTTTTGCATCATGTCGATCGCGTCATCCATCGATTGGATGAGATCCTTGATGTCGCCACGATCGAAAGGAGTGATGAAGCTTCTCCTGATGGCAAGCATCACCTCGCGCGTGATTTCGTCAGCTTCATTCTCAAGACGAACGATCGTCTCGCAATGGCGCTCGATCTCGCTGCCAGCTAACAACTGGTTCAAGGCTTCGGCAGCTCCGACTACGGTGCGCGAATGTTGCGCGAAGAGATCGAAGAAACGATCTTCACGCGGCATGAGTCTACGAAACCAGCTGATCATCGACATCCCATTTAACTGTCACAAATCTGTCATAATGGAGCGATGCCGGTGTGAAAAGCACCCGGTATCCTTGTTTTGGGGATAGTCGCAAACAGGTTACACATTCTGGGTTCATTGTGTTGGCGCAAGCCTGCGCAAGTACATCGACGATCGATCTCAAAAATCGACGACAATGCGGCGCAGGGACCGTCCATCCCTCAGCGATCTCGTTCGCCGCCCTTCTGGCCGATATTTACATCGACATTTCGACAGTTTGCCCACCGCGAGGACATCATGATGCTTCTGAATGCTTGCTCATGCGAATGGCTCGCTCGATTGGTATGGCGAAAACTTTGCAAAGCAGCGTCGCCGCGGATCCCAGTCGGGAAAAGCCTGAGCATTATCGTCAGGAAAGCAGCGCGGCGGCAGACAGCCCGGTGAACCGCAGGACTTTAACGATCTGAATGGGCAGTGTGATGCCGCAAAGCGGATTTTTGCCTTTGCCTTGCATTCAGAAGCGTCTATTTATGTCGCCGCAAGTTCCGATTTGGCGCACCAGGGTGCGGCAGGATTAAATGATCAAAGGAAGACGCTATGGCGACGGGTACCGTGAAGTGGTTCAATGCAACAAAAGGGTTTGGCTTCATCCAGCCCGATGACGGCAGCGGCGATGTCTTCGTTCACATTTCCGCGGTCGAGCGGGCCGGCCTGCGTGGCCTCAACGACGGCCAGAAGATTACCTATGAGCTGGTCAAGGATCGCAAGTCCGGCAAGATGTCGGCGGACAACCTGCAGGCCTGACGCCGATTGATCCGACAGTACGAAGGCCGGGTTCGCCCGGCCTTTTCCGCTTGCAGAAGGTTCGGACATCGAAGCAGCTCTGTTACCGCGCGTTTGGGCGGCAAACTCAAACGCAGGCGTGATTTTCGACCGTGTTAAGCGCCTGACGCGGGGCCGGAAGGGAATTCTTGTCGGCTCGCTTTGTGCGCGCCAGCTCTTGATCGATACGTTCTTCCACGCACAGATCATGAGAGATCTGCCCACCAAGGCGAGATAGATGGCGCTCGTCAGGTCTGGCGATCCCGTCTGAGAAGGGCGGCGCGGATCTGTTCAGTCTTGCTTGGGGGAGCTGGGGAAGCGGCCGGCTCGATACTGGAGGCGCTGTTCTCGTCGTTGCCTCGTTTCAGGCTGAGAAAGCGTTGCTGCGCAACAAGGCGGTCTTCGGTCGAAAGTGGTTCCACCGGCTTGCCATCGATATCATGGCGCATCGAGCCAGGTTGGGCGCTCGCGAAATAGTACCGTTTTGAGTGGACAAAGGAGCCAACGGCTCGGCGCAATGCCGTCGCTTTGACATCAGGCTTTGCCAGCGCACGGATATCGTTGAAGAGGCCGAGGGCGAAGGGACGGATCGGATCGCCTGGCTTATTGGGGAGAATGCCGATCGGACGGATCAGCAGTACGCGGATCGCCTCTGCCTTTTGAACATCGAACTCTGTTGCTACGATCGGTCCGTGGCTGACGGTCCAGGGTTTGTCCATGAGCTCCTACCTTGCGCTTCTTTTCACTACGGATCGATTGTGAAGAGACGTTGACAGCAGGTCTAATCTTCTAGATTTCCGCTGGCGGCGCTTTATCTAAACGTACACGGGCATTTCGCAAATAGCCCCCTGGCGCGGTTTAAGCGGCCGCCCGCCCTTAAGGTGGGGAGGAAATGAAGATTTGGGAGCAAGCCATGTGCAGAAACATAAGAACGCTGTTCAATTTCGATCCGCCGGCGACGGACGAGGAAATCCATGACGCTGCGCTGCAGTTCGTGCGAAAGCTGAGCGGTACGACCAAACCGGCGAAACGCAATGAGGCGGCGTTCGAGCGCGCGGTCGGTTCGATCGCGGCATGTGCCCGCGAACTGCTCGATGCGCTCGAAACGTCGCAACAGCCGCGCAACCGCGAGGAAGAAGCCGCAAAAGCGCGGGCGAGAAGTCTGACCCGGTTCGCGTGATTGCGCCGGACGGTCGGGCCTGCCGCCGCGAGCTGAGTTCAGCCTTCCAGGCGGGAGAGGCAGGCGCTCACAAGAGCGGTCTGGCCCATCTGGCACGTCGACTTCCGCGTAAAAAATAAGGGGGCACCCTCGGTGTCTCCCGCGGAAAGCTTGCCGGCGCAGTCGGTGAAAAATTCCAGTTCCAACGGCCTAATTTAACGGGGCACGTCATCGCACCGATCGCCAAGGTATAAAGAATCGCTAACCTGGACGATGCCCCGCGCCCTATCATCGGCGTCGTCGCATCGCCGAAGGGCAACTGCATGTCAAACGTCTGCGGCCTTCCTAAGACAAATCGCGCCCTCGTACTGAACCCGAATGCTGCGCGGTCGTGCGATGAAAATCCATCGATGATCGCGGCCGGCGCGCCAGCCTTGCGACGGTTTTGCACCAGAATGGACAGCTTGATCTGCCCAACCGCGCCTTTGAGCTGAAGTAGGTGCGGCAAACCGACTTCAAGATCCGGCGTGGGTTGCCTGGAAAGATCCACCGCATCACACGACGACATCATCGACATCGCACGGTCACGGGCACGACCGGGCCGCTGACGAGGTCACCGCGGCCGTTCTTACCAGCACGATCTTGCGAGATCGTTCTTCAAGTCATCGGATTCGGCACGATGTTGCCCCAGCCGTCGAACAATCCCTGCGTGCTGCGACCATCGCGTCCTGCCCCGGGTTTAGGTCCTGTCGGGCCCGCGCCGCCCCGCAACGGCTTTGCCGTCCTCCACGTCCGTTCCGGCCCTATCGGGTGCTGGCCTGCGCTTGCAGCCCGACATTCGGACCGCCGTAGCAGGTCGCGATGGTCGCGGCCTCGAAACGGAGCTTTCGACATGAGCAGGCAACAAACTCACCAACGATCCGACATCTACAGCCGCATCACCGACAAGATCATCGCCGAACTCGAACAGGGGGTGCGGCCCTGGATTAAGCCCTGGAGATCAGCACATGCGAACGACCGGATCACCCGGCCTTTGCGCCACAACGGCCAACCCTATTCTGGCATCAACGTCCTGCTTCTGTGGTCAGAGGCGATCGCCCGCGGCTTCACCTCGCCAACCTGGATGACGTTTCGCCAGGCCCGCGAACTGGGAGCTGCGGTTCGCAAGGGCGAGACCGGCACGTTGATCGTCTTCGCCAGTTCCTTCATCCTTACCGAAACCAACGACATGGGCGAAGACGTTGAGCGCAATATCCCGTTTCTCAAGCCGTACACGGTCTTCAACGTCGATCAGATTGCCGGACTGGATGCGCGCTTCCATCAGGTCACACCGGTTCAGGATCCAATTGTCCGTATCGGACATGCCGATCGCTTCTTTGCAAACACCGGCGCACTGATCCGGCACGGCGGATCGACGGCATACTATGCCCCAGCCCGTGATTACATCCAGATGCCAGCCTTGGAAGCCTTCCGCGACGCTGCGTCCTATGTTGCGATCCTCAGTCACGAAATGACCCACTGGACGGCGGCGCCACACCGACTGGATCGCGATCTCAGCCGCTATGCCAGGGATCAAAGCGAACGCGCCCGCGAGGAACTGATCGCCGAGCTCGGCAGTTGCTTCCTTTGCGCTGATCTCGGCATCGTTCCCGAACTCGAGCCGCGGCCCGATCATGCGAGCTATCTTGACGCCTGGCTCAAGGTTCTCGCCAGCGACAAGCGTGCAATTTTTGTCGCGGCCGGTCATGCGCAGCGCGCTGTCAGCTACCTGCACCACTTGCAACCAGATCAGATAGACGAAGGGGCGGCGGTGTAAGCCGCGTTCCCACTCCGTCCGGCCGCCGATTTCTGCCGTGCGCAATTTGCGCGCGGCGCGTTGATGATCGTCGATGCCGAAGATCTGCAGAGGCCCGACTTCGGCAAAACGCAAGTGCATGCAACCTGTGGCATGCACATCCGCCAGGCGCTACGCCCAGTCCACGCTGTCCATGGCGGACGGATCGACCTCACCCGATGATGAGGCGGGGACATCCTCGCCTTGCGGTGGGGCCGGAGCCGTATCGGCTTTGCCCGTCGCCGTGATCAGATGAGGTGGTTTCCGCAATGCGGCCGGGCCGCAAAGGCAGGATCGGAAGCGGTCGAGATTGCCGGATGTGACGAGAGAATCTCGAACTTCCGCCGCGAATCTCTTTCATACCGGCCGCGACTTGGCCGCTGGAGGACCGATGACAATCGGCAGCATCGGCAAAGGCCCCGACCGAATAAGTGGACACGCTCCTTGGTGTGCCGAAAACGCTGCCCTGAACGACGTTGCCTTTGCTGGCGTGTGAACGACGATGCGTCTCGCCTCGGTCCCCTCCTCTTCTACATGCGTGCGCCGACGCAGACCTCGATGAGGCTGGTGTGACCGACGGACGACTGCGTCTCGATCAACTGACCGCAACGGGCGTCTCCGGCTTTTTTCCGCCGCCTCCGGCTTTGCATCGCGAAACAAAAAAGCCGGGCCTGCCCGCCTTCCACTACGTTCCAGCCCGTCCACCCCGCTGCGCAGGCGCAACGGGGCCCCGGCGGGTGCGTTGGCGATCGCCCCCGGTCCTTCCACCGCCATCGAGGCCGCGATGGGCGCGGCTCGAGCAACGGAAAGGAACGAGATCATGGCAGTCATCGGCGAATTCATCACCAACGGCAACGTCATCCAGGGCAACGTCCGCACTCTGACGGTTGCCATGAAGGTCCGCCTGCACTCGATCGAGCGAGTCTCGCGCGACGCCCCGGACTTCCGAGCCGTATCCAACGGCGCCGAAGTCGGAGCCGGATGGAAGGCGGTCTCGGGCAGCGGCGAGCCCTATATCTCGCTCAAGCTCGACGACCCGAGCTTCAACGCTCCGATCAGCGCGGCACTGTGGCCGGCCGAAGCCGACGGCGACTATGTCCTCGTCTGGTCTCGCCCGAACCGTGAAGCAGCCTGAACCAAGGCATCGGAGGCCCTGCCGAAAGGCGGGGCCTTCCCCGCATGGTGAAGCCGAAAGCAGGCATTGAGCCCGCTTCCGGCTTTTCGGGTGCCACAGGGGAACTAAAATCTGCTCAGTCCGTCCAAGCGTGCCATGGCGGAATGAAGGCCTCAAGGACGAGCGGTTCCCCCAAATTTCATCCGCTGCCCCTGCGTGGCCGCGTCAAAAATTCGGCTCCCCCACTCGCCGGCTCCGCCGGTCGCGTTCCGCGCTCCTTGACCCCTGCATTCCGCGATGACCGGGGCCGTCGTCTTTCACAAACATCAAGGAGACGACAATGACGAACGAACTCGACCGCACCATCGAAGAACTCAAGGCCGAACTGCGGAACGCCGATGCAGCCGAACGCCGCCAGATCTACGCCGAACTTGAACTGGCGCTCGCCGAACGCGAGGTCATGGTAGCCGAGCAGGAAGGCCGCATCAGCGCTGAGCCTCCGTTCTGAAGGAGGCTTTCGCCATGCGGACCGCCGGATCGACCGGCGCATCGGTTCGAAGCTTCAGGCTGGCGATCGAGGTCGCTTTTTTGTCGAGATCGACATAGCCATCGAGACTGATAGGGTTAAGCCCGATGAAGCGCCTTCGAGGCCCGCTCCTTCGGCTTCATGTCGACAACCAGGGCAGGGGAGTTGGTCGGCGCCGATTGATTCACGACAGTGATGCGTAAGGCGGGTTTGGTGATTTAACTTGGTTCCCCGGGCAGTGATGGCATTTCGCCGTCAGAGACACGCCAAACCCACGCCGCCAAGTCGGGCCGCGCCTCGATCATCTCCGCCAGGGTCGCCTCGAACCCGTCATCGGCGTTCGGCGGAACGATATAGAGCGCCATCGGCTGAGGGCGCAGTTCCGGGAGGATCGCATTTGCGAACGGCTGGCTGCGGGCGAGATTGAAGCGCAATCCCTTTACCGTTTTGCCGCGGAACCGCACGAGTTTTTCGAGGAGCCGTTCCTCATGGGCATCCTCGATCGGCAGCCAATGCTCGGTCACGGTCATCAGCGCGATCTCATTGATCGATACGAAGCCCGCAGCGAGACCCTCGATCGTTGCGATCGCAACCAGATGGGAATTCTCGTTGTGCCTCCATAATGCCAGTTCGACCTCGAAGCGCCGCTGCAGACGCCGCCACGCTATCTCCTCCAGATGCAAGCGGAAACCCGGCATCTGCTTGATGACGAGTTGTTGGCCGCTTCTGGCCGAGGTGAACTCTTTTATCTCCCCAGCCAGCAGCATCATCTTTTTGCCTCCTGCATCCGAGCGAAACAGCCTGCTCATCGCCTGCGCGCGTCGTTGCTCGATCGCAATCTTGCCGTCGGCTCGAAACGGCTCCGGCACAAACAAGCGCTCCGCCAGGATTTCTCCTCGCACCGACAGGGTGCGGGCGGCCTCGCAAAGATGATGATAGACCTGCCACCAATGCCGCTTGCCAGCCCAATGCACCGTCCACTCCGTCAGGCCGCTTTCATGCCAGAGAAGGTGAAGCAGCGCACGCAGCGACAATCTCCTGCTGTCGTTCGTCACACTGTCGGCTTGCGTGCCGCCCACGCCTGTACCCCTCGACGATCCGCGTTTGGAAAGCGAGAAAGCGAGCTTGAGGGCGGCGGTTCCAGCTGCGGCATCCGGCTTGATTGCGCTACCGATCAGAGCGCCCAGCCCGGTCAGTTCATAGGGCGGCTCATAGGAGGGGCAGGCCGGGTCATGGTCGCTGCCAGAAAGAGGCATTCTCTTGATCACAAGCTGATTGCCGATGTTAGCGATATACATTGCGACGCCCGGTTCTCTGCAAAGGCATAGCGGCCGAAGTTT from Rhizobium gallicum bv. gallicum R602sp harbors:
- a CDS encoding cold-shock protein, with product MATGTVKWFNATKGFGFIQPDDGSGDVFVHISAVERAGLRGLNDGQKITYELVKDRKSGKMSADNLQA
- a CDS encoding inorganic phosphate transporter; translated protein: MEVTLAFPLLVGLIGIALFFDFLNGLHDAANSIATIVSTRVLRPHYAVFWAAFFNFIAFLFFGLHVAETLGTGIINPSIVTPQVIFAALMGAIIWNIVTWMFGIPSSSSHALVGGLVGAGLAKTGLSSIVWSGLLKTAGAIVMSPMIGFFLALVLVLVVSWIFVRQTPFAVDRTFRVMQFVSASLYSLGHGGNDAQKTMGIIAVLLYSQGYLGQSFHVPFWVVLSCQAAMALGTLFGGWRIVHTMGSKITRLNPMQGFCAETGGALTLFGATWLGIPVSTTHTITGAIIGVGAARRLSAVRWGLAGNIVIAWVVTLPAAALISALFYWSSRLFE
- a CDS encoding DUF1173 domain-containing protein, with protein sequence MRQFLIGGEIQTEDAESFQECVTRSYRDKLRPLCLCREPGVAMYIANIGNQLVIKRMPLSGSDHDPACPSYEPPYELTGLGALIGSAIKPDAAAGTAALKLAFSLSKRGSSRGTGVGGTQADSVTNDSRRLSLRALLHLLWHESGLTEWTVHWAGKRHWWQVYHHLCEAARTLSVRGEILAERLFVPEPFRADGKIAIEQRRAQAMSRLFRSDAGGKKMMLLAGEIKEFTSARSGQQLVIKQMPGFRLHLEEIAWRRLQRRFEVELALWRHNENSHLVAIATIEGLAAGFVSINEIALMTVTEHWLPIEDAHEERLLEKLVRFRGKTVKGLRFNLARSQPFANAILPELRPQPMALYIVPPNADDGFEATLAEMIEARPDLAAWVWRVSDGEMPSLPGEPS
- a CDS encoding DUF47 domain-containing protein is translated as MISWFRRLMPREDRFFDLFAQHSRTVVGAAEALNQLLAGSEIERHCETIVRLENEADEITREVMLAIRRSFITPFDRGDIKDLIQSMDDAIDMMQKTVKTIRLFQQTSFDPGMQEMGATIVQAAHLIAEAIPLLDRIGSNAPRLTAIAEEVTRVEGRSDDLHDRGLKDLFSRYGTSDPMAYIIGSEIYGELERVVDRFEDVANEISGIVIENV
- a CDS encoding DUF2277 domain-containing protein, yielding MCRNIRTLFNFDPPATDEEIHDAALQFVRKLSGTTKPAKRNEAAFERAVGSIAACARELLDALETSQQPRNREEEAAKARARSLTRFA
- a CDS encoding DUF736 domain-containing protein → MAVIGEFITNGNVIQGNVRTLTVAMKVRLHSIERVSRDAPDFRAVSNGAEVGAGWKAVSGSGEPYISLKLDDPSFNAPISAALWPAEADGDYVLVWSRPNREAA
- a CDS encoding ProQ/FINO family protein — encoded protein: MDKPWTVSHGPIVATEFDVQKAEAIRVLLIRPIGILPNKPGDPIRPFALGLFNDIRALAKPDVKATALRRAVGSFVHSKRYYFASAQPGSMRHDIDGKPVEPLSTEDRLVAQQRFLSLKRGNDENSASSIEPAASPAPPSKTEQIRAALLRRDRQT
- a CDS encoding ArdC family protein; amino-acid sequence: MSRQQTHQRSDIYSRITDKIIAELEQGVRPWIKPWRSAHANDRITRPLRHNGQPYSGINVLLLWSEAIARGFTSPTWMTFRQARELGAAVRKGETGTLIVFASSFILTETNDMGEDVERNIPFLKPYTVFNVDQIAGLDARFHQVTPVQDPIVRIGHADRFFANTGALIRHGGSTAYYAPARDYIQMPALEAFRDAASYVAILSHEMTHWTAAPHRLDRDLSRYARDQSERAREELIAELGSCFLCADLGIVPELEPRPDHASYLDAWLKVLASDKRAIFVAAGHAQRAVSYLHHLQPDQIDEGAAV